Genomic DNA from Salvia miltiorrhiza cultivar Shanhuang (shh) chromosome 1, IMPLAD_Smil_shh, whole genome shotgun sequence:
ggcggGGTGGGTGGCGGTggtgagaaaaattagaaaaaaaaaatttggggggagGGTGGTGGCGTAGGGTAGGGGGATGTGGgtgtgggtgggggtggcgagcaaaattaaagaaggaaaaaaaatggggtgggggtggggtgggtgggggtgggggcgtggggtaggaggtggggtggggtggcgagaaaaattttaaaaaaaatgggtgggggagggtgggtggggggcgTTTGGGGTAGGgcgtggggtggggtggcgagaaaaattaaacaaaaaaaattaatgattgTGATTCGAATAAGACCCACCACTGACATTCCTAGTGTTAAGGACAAAATTGaaatatcaaaaaaatatacattatgGGAAAATTTATCACACTTACaggtcatgataatattattataatttaggaagaaaatgtagaaaAAATTATTGTTCGGGAAAATTTTTCTTTCTGCCCAGAGAAAATTTACTAATAAAAAGAACACATGAAAAagatggaaaatgagagaaattATTTGTTTTCCACCATTTCCCCATAAAAGAATGGAGCCTAAAggttacaaatataatatttgtgCGGCGTGATAAACTTTATATTTATCATGGGAACCTCCGAAACATGCGGCGTGAAAAACTTGATAATGATGACATAGACAAACATTATGATGACAAATATTATTAGGTTGTGGCTGTCCACTACTTGCTTTACTAAACATCCCTTTCACCACTAATCTTAATTTGAAGCAAAACTTTGTACTTAATTTAAGTTGGAATTAATTCACATTTGACTTATATTATACCAATTTTTATTTCCTTCACACCAAACCACTACTTCATTTGATTTCTCCATGATTTCATATTCAAAAGATAACTTCGAAAGGATTAGAAAGACAACTGAAGAAGGGTTATTTTAGTGTGCGTAAGTCGGGCTCAGCGGTAAAGTAAGTCGGGCTCAGCTGTAAAAATGATTAatgtttaaaattataatttttgaatttaagtTCATTATAATtcgatctttaatttttttatttaatttgttaattaatttatcaaaaaaagaagGGTTATTTTATATGGAGTTAATATAAGTTTGTGTACACATTTTTTAGCAATTTAATTTACATTTCACTTTATAAATTCAACAACGAAATAATGGGAACATCGCTAAAATTTGTATTATTCAATATAAAGTTACAAAAATAAGCTCTAAACCAGAATCTATCTAAGAATACGACAAAGCGACTCATAATTCCAAAATTTGAAAGATGAGACACACATAGAACTTTCTcaaaagattagtaaaaatcTAAGTTAGATAACATTTTTTTACAAAGCAGTGAAAATTAAAGACACAAACTATCATTAACCCTTTTACAAGCAATCTTCATTAACCCTTTTACAAGCAATcttcattatatatttatatacgaGATTCTCTACTATAAATgatatagtatttatttttcttaatcttttcttttataaaGCGTGGCGTGTGTTTGAAATATTTTACTAGTCATTTTAACTgataattacataaatttataaAGTAAACGTGAAACACAGTATACTATGGTTGAAATAGGATATGATCAtctttgatatataatattgattCACATTTGATTTTGCAGAAAAAGACTTACCTCTTCTTGAAGATATATTGGTtggctctctctttctctctagaTCTTCACAATTACTCGTTTTATTCCTTGTTCTGCAGTCTGGGGTTTCTCTTCACTATTTGCATTACATTTTGCAATAAAATCTTCTCCAAAATGTTTActactttttttctttcttttttttcacaaacgtttttttaattataaactattattttttcaaacgTTAGTGGTAGCTTTCACTACCAATCCAACTGCCAAAGCTTTCCATAAATTCCAAAATTTCATGTGGACTAATACATATTAGCTGGCCTTAACGTTTTCAGACATTTTGCAGTGTGAAACAAAAATCACTATAAAATGGAAGTAGAAAAGGATATAAAATCATTagagatataatttttttttttttttttttttttttttttttttttttgatcgggcaaagtcatgttagatgttagtaattagttccccatccactccaagaaccaccttatctctccattcaccaaaatccaccttatatctccaatctccaattcgctcccaagagggatcgaacccgggtcacttcacttaagtgaggacccggtggccagtgggctaagccccctggttattAGAGATATAATTTCATTATGTtatttgctctctctctctctctctctctctctctctctctgccatTTGCAATATCCTTTCTAAGGTCAGTGTGTGATCTGTGTGTTTTTTTACCAACTGATGGGATGGAGAAAATCTGCCAAGAActtttatctactttttactatacaataaatctatgcagccacattgtggccacccacacactaatataataaggataatcttgatttatttaatttattttttaaataaaaataggatttagttattttattatattctctatattgtacttatttttttaaattttttttgcattttttatttttaatttattttttaataaaaataaaaaagttgccaaaaaattgcaaaaaaattactataatgtagagaatatgataaaatgactaaatcttatttttattttaaaaaataagttaaataaattaaattattttctacttaagtaaattgtgggcagccacaatgtggctgtttagcattactctttactatattgatgtttttttttttctcttcatcTTCAGGCAAAGATGAATGATGATTGTAGTGATGATTTCGATTATCAGTCAGATTTCACACAGGTTTGTTTCCTTCCATGTAAAAATATTCAGTTTCTTGCACTTTGAAAAATCTCGCAAAATATTCAAATATTACATGCCATTTTCCAGTTCTTGCATTTAAAGCAAACTTTTTAGCTCACGCGTAAAACAAAAATGAGTGaaagttaatatatttaaaGCATAATTGcctctattttttattatatttgcgCTGCTTTCATGTTCCAGTTCTTGAAAGAAGCCAGAAGCACCGCCTTCCAACTAAATCAAAATGCAGTCACTAACGAGAAAAAACAGTTGGATTGGGAGGAAAAAACGCAGAGGAAATCATGGAAAAAATTCCTATTTTCTTGGTTGAAGTGGGACAGTAAAAATAACTCAATCAAGCAACCACCTCAAACCACGGGCCCCGCCTTGAAGGCGAGAATCAAACGACCCGTTACCTCGGGGCCCCTAATCGGGCTTTTTGGCTCGGGCGGGAGCCCAGAGGAGAAATGTGAGGTGCCGTACATGTGCCTTGGGGAGCTAAACAAGCATAAGATTCAAGCTTATGGGCCTATTTACTTGGTGACATAGACAAGAGATTTGTAATGTTTTTTGTTAGATAAATTAAGGTTTAATTCTGGGAAATGCATTTTAATGAGTGTTGGTTGGATGAAGTGCAAAATCTTAGCTTTGGATTGTTGTTTGATGCTATCTTCTTGTAGACCACACATTTTGCTTGTAGTTGGCTCAACATGGCATCCCCATAAAATTGTTTTATTCAtttccttcttctcttttctAATAACAATGActgaaaaatattaatatggGTAAATTCTACTCTTATACTTTTGCATTTAGCAAAATCTAAAGCTAGCTAGTTGAAGTTCGAAGTCGAGTTCAAgcttaatgaataaatatacaatatataaaagtataaaataatTCTAGCTAGAATCATATTTGACTCGGTTAAGACTTGTTTTTATCCCTAGCTATTTCAAAACAAGTTGTGATTTGACATTTATTAAGAGAATATGGTTAAAAAAGTTACTCCGTTCGCTCAGTATAAGTGagattttttctattttgggtgtacCACCATAAGTgggatttttttttgataaaaattttaccctttaaacacattttcacttttacaCCTACACAGAATACaactttcttaattttcgtgccaaaAAAAAGGATCTCACTTGTGGTGGGCCGGAGGGAGTACTATGATTTtctaaaaaaacaacaaaaaagttgtgccatacttttcatttctCAACATATCTATTCACATCAAACTACATCAATTTGTAAATTCAATGACATTTCAATGTTTCACAAGACTATCTCTGCAAACCCATCATAATTCGTAATAAATCTTGATAGATAATATATGTTCTTCAATACATAATAGCTATTACAAGATTTCTATCCAAACACTCTTCTGTGAGAGGGTAAGGAACCATCATCTCCTCCCTCAAACAGAGAAGCCAACCTATATCTCTATACAAACAATCAGCATATCCCAATTCCTATGCTGCAAGAAAACAACTACCTCATCTCATCTTCTTCAAGAATCAAAGAACATTCAACAAATTAATAATCTCCAATTTGAACAATAACAAAATTGAACCATAAATCCATGAATCAACTTAACCCTCTAACTCCTTGTTCAAGATCAAGATTCCTAGGGCTAGAAGGGTTAACCCTTCTATTCCCACTCAGCAGCCTCTTCAGTGTCCTCAGCCTCGTCGGCACCGCGGATTTCTGCTCGTCTTCCTCCACCCCCTCCGGCCTCCCACTCGAGGAGGCCATTGAAGACGACGAAGATGATGATGTCTCATTGCCTTGATGATGGCCCTCTTCACCACAAGGGCCAAAGGTGCTAACTTGACTCTCATTCCCCCAAATCAACACATTGGTTGGGAAATTAGGTATCTCAATTGCAACCGCATTCACATTTCCCTCCCCAATTGGAGCTTCAATTGCAGCCTCTGACGAGGGATCAGAGGTGGAATTAGTCGAATTCGACACGGGGTTTCTGCAGAGAGGGCAGGTGGAATGCGATTGAAACCACATATCTATGCAATCGACGTGGAATCCATGGTTGCATTTGGGCAAGAGTCTTGCCTTTTCACCCTCGCAAATTTCACACAGACACACAGCGCATTCCAATCCCAATCCGTCTTTGAACTGTTTCGGATCAAACATTATCACGGGTATGGTTTTGAGGAGTGATGGCTCCAGCCCGCGGCGCAGGGCGGGGGCCGGCGGCGCGAATtcgaggcggcggcggcgcctggtggcggtggtggcggtggtgTCTTGGCGGCGGTACCAGAACCACTTGGCGTAGAGGTGGAGGCAgaagacgaagacgacgacgaagaaGAGGAGGACTATTGCGACCACCATTATCTTCCCTGTCAGCTCTATCACTCCCGTGTCGCCGAATTTGCCGCCGTTTCTCTCCGATGCGTCGCCCATTTTTGAGGATCGGTCAAAGCTCGCGAAAGGGTTTCTGGATATTGAGAATTTCTCGaaagtgagatgaattcttgagGTTTAAAGCCGAAGAGGAAATGAAGATGAAGTTtgaaaattcaattaatcaaaatGTGGGCTTTTGAGGAATGTGGTTAGTTTCTATAtgtaagaagaagaagaagattagAAGTTCCAAGAAACATTGTGGAACTAAAGAggatgatgagagagagagagagtcagcGGAGAAATGGAACTAAAGAGGAGTCTGCACGGCGGCGTCTAGAATGGGGGCAAGAGACCAACTGCAATTGCAATTTGAAGGAGAATTCCATTTGACTAGACTAGTAATACCttgatttaataataataataataataataataataataataataataataataatagtaagagtttttttttggggggggagCTTTAATGGAGGAGAAGGGTGAAATGGGTAAAGTTAGCTCGTTGACTTCTTTTGATTCTACTTTTGACCATGAAAATAATTACATTACGGTGCGAGTTTCCCTTCTAAAATCCGAGGTGTTGTAACTTGTAATTTTGTTTCTTGCGTTGCATTGTGAACTCCTTCATATAATTTTTGTTgacttattaaaaaaaaagttaaatgaaatattagaagtgatgaaaagtaatactccctccgtcccactaaagttggtcacatttcctttttgggcgtcccactaaagttggctactttcctttttgggtaaaaattacACCAAATTAAACTCTATAATTAATCAACTAATCTACACCTAATTAAACCTATCATCTacactcaattaaaattttctaattaaatctaaatcacctttatttaaaaacacacacacaaaacacacactaacacacgcacacagccCAATCACCTCCCCCCAGCGCCCCACCCCCttatctcttcttctccggcgggtgCCACCCCCatggtcgccgccgcctcctctcgCCCCTCCGGCCGCCGTCGTCGTGGTCTTCGCCGCGACAACCGCCGACCCTTTCCCTCTCCCTTgcctctgctctctccctctcgccccACCTCTGACCTCCATGTCCCTCGTCTCAACTATCTCCCTCTCGTCACCCCCATGGCCGCCGGCGCCTAGATCTGAGGTGGTGTGGTTGACGGCGGCAAGGCGTAGATCAATTGATGTCACCGGAAATAGGAAGAGCCGcgactccctctctccctctattCTCTTTCAGATTTGGGCGAGGCCGATTTGGGTGAGGTCGTCCGcctctcgcctctctctctctctccctctattcGCCTTCACAATGGAGGATCtagggctcggcggcggcggtcttCCGGCCGTGCAGTCGCCGAGAATTGAAGAAAGAATAGAAGGAGATCTTGGATCTATGGCGTGAATTTCGTGAGCGATCTGGTTTGGGCAAGATCTGGAGAAATTTCTTGAAGAATTTCTTGGAGAAATCTGGTTTGGGTGTCTATGCgatttgaagatctggagaaaTTTCTTGGCAAGATCTGAAGAACTGGAGAAATTTCTTATGATTTCTGTCTATGCGATTCTCTTTGAGAAATTTGATTTGGGTGTCTGATTTGCGATTTCATAGAGGGGCGAGGGGCGTTTgtcggcgccggcgccggcgccagCGCCGCCGGCGTCGATCAGAAAATGAAACAGATGCAGAGACGCATTGGAGAAGAAgacaaatttaattaaatacctTAATTTTGATGGGccccactcaattaaaacataacactccatttcttaatctccgtgccgaaaagaatgtggccaactttcttgggacggagggagtagtagttAATGGGTATTATTAGTGGTAAAGTATagttcaaaaatagaaaaagaagatTTTTAGTGAccggccaaaaaaaaaaagttacgaAACTATTTGGAAGacaaagaaatgatattttttttagaatcgTTATTGTGTTTTTGTATCGTATTTTTACATAAATTTCTTATTATAATTCAtggggttattagcctgtaaatacacgaactttttatattttctgaaatttaacatgacttttatttttaacccacaaatacacgaacttcgcattttttctgattttttacatcgacaagaaaaaattctaatttactattaacgtgAAGGCCGGTATACTatgtcattcact
This window encodes:
- the LOC130990267 gene encoding uncharacterized protein LOC130990267; the protein is MNDDCSDDFDYQSDFTQFLKEARSTAFQLNQNAVTNEKKQLDWEEKTQRKSWKKFLFSWLKWDSKNNSIKQPPQTTGPALKARIKRPVTSGPLIGLFGSGGSPEEKCEVPYMCLGELNKHKIQAYGPIYLVT
- the LOC130990287 gene encoding RING-H2 finger protein ATL3-like, yielding MGDASERNGGKFGDTGVIELTGKIMVVAIVLLFFVVVFVFCLHLYAKWFWYRRQDTTATTATRRRRRLEFAPPAPALRRGLEPSLLKTIPVIMFDPKQFKDGLGLECAVCLCEICEGEKARLLPKCNHGFHVDCIDMWFQSHSTCPLCRNPVSNSTNSTSDPSSEAAIEAPIGEGNVNAVAIEIPNFPTNVLIWGNESQVSTFGPCGEEGHHQGNETSSSSSSSMASSSGRPEGVEEDEQKSAVPTRLRTLKRLLSGNRRVNPSSPRNLDLEQGVRGLS